Proteins from one Romboutsia sp. CE17 genomic window:
- a CDS encoding gamma carbonic anhydrase family protein yields MIKSFNGIDPSIDESVFVAESADIIGEVKIKKNASIWYNVVIRGDEQPIVIGENTNIQDGSVVHTGWDEPTTIGNNVTVGHKALVHGCKIGDNTLIGMGAIVLDGAEIGEFTLLGAGSLVPPGKKIPSGVLAMGSPAKVIRELSDEEKESITKSALNYVENANKHK; encoded by the coding sequence ATGATAAAAAGTTTCAATGGAATTGACCCAAGCATTGATGAGTCTGTATTCGTAGCAGAGAGTGCTGATATAATAGGCGAAGTAAAAATAAAAAAGAATGCAAGTATATGGTATAACGTAGTTATTAGAGGTGATGAACAACCTATAGTAATAGGTGAAAACACAAATATTCAAGATGGATCTGTAGTACATACTGGATGGGATGAGCCTACTACTATTGGAAACAATGTAACAGTAGGTCATAAAGCCTTAGTGCATGGATGCAAAATTGGAGATAATACTTTAATAGGTATGGGAGCTATAGTATTAGATGGAGCCGAGATAGGGGAGTTTACCTTACTTGGTGCAGGTAGTTTAGTTCCTCCAGGTAAAAAAATTCCTTCTGGAGTGCTTGCAATGGGTTCTCCTGCGAAAGTTATTAGAGAGCTTTCAGATGAAGAAAAAGAAAGTATAACAAAATCAGCATTAAATTATGTTGAAAATGCTAATAAACATAAATAA
- the scfB gene encoding thioether cross-link-forming SCIFF peptide maturase — MSMIHKFSMNGYNIVLDVNGGAVHVLDDVAYRVLDFYKEKSKEEIVEVLKNEYSAEQVLEACDEIANLEEEGLLYTEEVYSTHPSFIDRKKVVKAMCLHVAHDCNLKCKYCFAAQGDFGGTKELMSFEVGKKAIDYLIANSGNRRNLEIDFFGGEPLMNFDVVKQLVEYGRSVEKEHGKNIRFTITTNGILLDDEKIKYINENMHNAVLSLDGRKSVNDNMRPTLNDKGSHDIILPKFKKLVDERPKDKYYYIRGTFTRENLDFAEDVMYFAEQGFKLTSIEPVVDDESNPFALREEDLPKVFEEYEKLAVKYADMQVKGDDFKFFHFIIDLNQGPCVIKRITGCGAGNEYLAITPGGDIYPCHQFVGNEEYKLANIMDEEVVLPLDITNKFRDAHVYSKEECMNCWNKFYCSGGCHANAMNFNGDIMKPYDLGCEMQKKRTECSIMIQAKKMLEGK, encoded by the coding sequence ATGAGTATGATACATAAGTTTTCAATGAATGGTTATAATATCGTTCTTGATGTAAATGGTGGAGCCGTTCATGTTTTAGATGATGTGGCTTACAGAGTTTTAGATTTTTATAAAGAAAAGTCTAAGGAAGAGATAGTTGAAGTTTTAAAGAATGAGTATAGTGCTGAGCAAGTTTTAGAGGCTTGTGATGAAATAGCTAATTTAGAAGAAGAAGGTCTTCTTTATACTGAAGAGGTTTATAGTACTCATCCTAGCTTTATAGATAGAAAAAAAGTTGTTAAAGCTATGTGTTTACACGTTGCTCATGATTGTAACTTAAAATGTAAATACTGCTTTGCTGCTCAAGGTGATTTCGGTGGAACTAAAGAATTAATGAGTTTTGAAGTTGGTAAAAAAGCTATAGATTATTTAATAGCTAACTCTGGAAATAGAAGAAACTTAGAAATAGACTTCTTTGGTGGAGAGCCTTTAATGAACTTTGATGTAGTTAAACAATTAGTTGAGTATGGAAGAAGTGTAGAAAAGGAACATGGTAAGAATATAAGATTTACTATAACTACTAACGGTATTTTATTAGATGATGAAAAGATTAAATATATAAATGAAAATATGCATAATGCAGTTTTAAGTTTAGATGGAAGAAAATCTGTAAATGATAATATGAGACCAACTTTAAATGATAAAGGAAGTCATGACATAATATTACCTAAGTTTAAGAAACTTGTAGATGAAAGACCAAAAGATAAATACTATTATATAAGAGGAACATTTACAAGAGAAAACTTAGATTTTGCAGAGGATGTTATGTACTTTGCAGAGCAAGGATTTAAATTAACGTCAATAGAGCCTGTTGTTGATGATGAGTCTAATCCATTTGCATTAAGAGAAGAGGATTTACCAAAGGTATTTGAAGAATATGAAAAGTTAGCTGTTAAATATGCTGATATGCAAGTTAAAGGTGATGACTTTAAATTCTTCCACTTTATAATAGACTTAAATCAAGGTCCTTGTGTAATAAAGAGAATAACTGGATGTGGAGCAGGTAATGAATACTTAGCTATAACTCCAGGAGGAGATATATATCCTTGTCACCAATTTGTTGGAAATGAAGAGTATAAGTTAGCTAATATAATGGATGAAGAAGTTGTTCTTCCTTTAGATATAACTAACAAGTTTAGAGATGCTCACGTTTATAGCAAAGAAGAATGTATGAACTGCTGGAATAAGTTCTACTGTTCAGGTGGATGTCATGCAAATGCTATGAACTTCAATGGTGATATAATGAAGCCATATGACCTTGGATGTGAAATGCAAAAGAAACGTACTGAATGTTCTATAATGATACAAGCGAAAAAAATGTTAGAAGGGAAGTAA
- the scfA gene encoding six-cysteine ranthipeptide SCIFF: protein MEKKHIKTLSQATLKNSAAKGGCGECQTSCQSACKTSCTVANQECER, encoded by the coding sequence ATGGAAAAGAAACATATAAAAACTTTATCTCAAGCTACATTAAAGAATAGTGCTGCTAAAGGTGGATGTGGAGAATGTCAAACATCTTGTCAATCTGCTTGTAAAACTTCTTGTACAGTAGCTAACCAAGAGTGCGAAAGATAG
- a CDS encoding TIGR04086 family membrane protein, producing the protein MDKTNYVLKGLGYSYIITLAVLLIYNLILTFTTVSGNSIHMVTAFITTISAAFGGFYASKHIKEKGLIYGLIVGLLYIVCLIAIVYLAQEKFNFETDMLYKVFLTTLSGGIGGVIGVNFK; encoded by the coding sequence ATGGATAAAACGAATTATGTTTTAAAAGGGTTAGGTTACTCTTATATAATTACATTGGCAGTTTTACTTATCTATAACTTGATACTAACATTTACAACAGTATCAGGAAACAGCATTCATATGGTTACTGCATTTATAACAACTATATCAGCAGCTTTTGGTGGATTTTATGCATCAAAACACATAAAAGAAAAAGGGCTTATATATGGGTTAATAGTTGGTTTATTGTACATAGTATGTCTTATAGCAATAGTTTACTTAGCTCAAGAAAAGTTTAATTTTGAAACTGACATGCTATATAAAGTTTTCTTGACAACATTATCTGGTGGAATTGGTGGAGTTATAGGTGTTAACTTCAAATAA
- the yajC gene encoding preprotein translocase subunit YajC, giving the protein MQSWITVILMYAAIFAVFYFLFIRPQKKKENALKEMRNSLKVGDKVTTIGGIIANVAKVEEDSVILEIGPNRTKVPFEKWAIGTVESKEVQA; this is encoded by the coding sequence ATGCAAAGCTGGATAACTGTGATATTAATGTATGCAGCAATATTCGCTGTATTCTACTTCTTATTTATAAGACCTCAAAAGAAAAAAGAGAATGCTTTAAAAGAAATGAGAAATAGTTTAAAAGTAGGAGATAAAGTAACTACTATAGGTGGAATAATAGCTAACGTAGCTAAAGTTGAAGAAGATTCTGTAATATTAGAAATCGGACCTAACAGAACTAAGGTACCATTTGAAAAGTGGGCTATAGGAACTGTTGAATCAAAAGAAGTACAAGCTTAA
- the tgt gene encoding tRNA guanosine(34) transglycosylase Tgt, producing the protein MSAIRYELIKTCKQSGARLGRLHTPHGVIETPIFMPVGTQATVKSMTPEELKEIGSQIILSNTYHLYMRPGHELIKEAGGLHKFMNWDKPILTDSGGFQVFSLGPLRKITEEGVHFRSHLDGSKHFISPEKAMEIQNALGSDIMMAFDECAPYPADRDYVKKSLERTTRWLHRCKEAHKNTENQALFGIIQGGMYKDLREQSAREVLAVDLPGYAIGGLSVGEPKHLMYEVLEYTTPLMPVDKPRYLMGVGSPDDLVEGVIRGVDMFDCVLPTRIARNGTAMTSQGKVVVRNAKYAKDFTPLDPECDCYCCKNYTRAYIRHLVKANEILASRLITTHNLHFLLKLMEQIRQAIREDRLLDFRAEFFEKYGYEI; encoded by the coding sequence ATGAGCGCAATAAGATACGAACTTATTAAAACTTGTAAACAAAGTGGAGCTAGACTTGGAAGATTACACACTCCACACGGTGTAATAGAAACACCAATATTTATGCCTGTTGGAACTCAAGCAACAGTTAAGTCAATGACACCAGAAGAATTAAAAGAAATAGGATCTCAAATAATATTAAGTAATACTTATCATTTATATATGAGACCAGGACACGAATTAATAAAAGAAGCTGGTGGACTTCATAAGTTTATGAATTGGGATAAGCCAATACTTACAGATAGTGGAGGATTCCAAGTATTCAGTTTAGGACCACTTAGAAAAATAACTGAAGAGGGAGTTCATTTTAGATCTCACTTAGATGGTTCAAAGCATTTTATAAGTCCAGAAAAAGCTATGGAGATACAAAATGCACTAGGTTCAGATATAATGATGGCATTTGATGAATGTGCTCCATACCCAGCAGATAGAGACTATGTAAAAAAATCATTAGAAAGAACAACTAGATGGTTACACAGATGTAAAGAAGCACATAAGAATACAGAAAACCAAGCATTATTTGGAATAATCCAAGGTGGTATGTATAAAGATTTAAGAGAGCAATCAGCAAGAGAAGTATTAGCTGTTGACTTACCAGGATATGCTATAGGTGGACTTAGTGTTGGAGAGCCAAAGCATTTAATGTATGAAGTATTAGAATATACTACACCATTAATGCCTGTAGATAAGCCAAGATACTTAATGGGAGTTGGTTCACCAGATGATTTAGTTGAAGGTGTTATAAGAGGAGTAGATATGTTTGACTGTGTACTTCCAACTCGTATAGCTAGAAATGGTACAGCAATGACTAGCCAAGGTAAAGTTGTTGTTAGAAATGCTAAGTATGCTAAAGATTTTACACCACTTGATCCAGAGTGTGATTGTTATTGTTGTAAAAACTATACTAGAGCTTATATAAGACACTTAGTTAAGGCTAACGAAATATTAGCATCTAGACTTATAACAACACATAACTTACACTTCTTATTAAAGTTAATGGAACAAATAAGACAAGCCATAAGAGAAGATAGATTATTAGACTTCAGAGCTGAGTTTTTTGAAAAATATGGCTATGAAATATAA
- a CDS encoding phosphate-starvation-inducible PsiE family protein: MKNSIDKNNLSLRIAYVFESILAMVVLLAVFLGTIDVLRMIWDAYIVDFQNPVEYSQLNSLLGQILLLVIGVELVVMLSLHLPGALLEVLLYAIARKLLLLPKTAGMADLLLGIISIAGLFAIRKYLLTDDNSTMNVTSIHYEDCEEGQTCEECEACREKMLKEQAKNNTEKELERKEFKENNDLDETQKL; the protein is encoded by the coding sequence ATGAAAAATAGTATAGATAAGAATAACTTATCGCTAAGAATTGCATATGTATTTGAATCTATTTTAGCAATGGTTGTACTGCTTGCAGTATTTCTAGGTACTATAGATGTACTAAGGATGATATGGGATGCTTACATTGTTGATTTTCAAAATCCTGTTGAGTATTCTCAATTAAATAGTTTATTAGGGCAAATATTATTATTAGTAATAGGGGTAGAATTAGTAGTAATGTTATCCCTTCATTTACCAGGTGCTTTACTGGAAGTACTTTTATACGCAATAGCAAGAAAATTACTTTTACTTCCGAAAACAGCTGGAATGGCAGATTTACTTTTAGGTATAATATCAATAGCAGGATTATTTGCTATTAGAAAATACCTACTTACGGATGACAATAGCACAATGAATGTGACCAGTATACATTATGAAGATTGCGAAGAAGGACAGACCTGTGAAGAATGTGAAGCTTGTAGAGAAAAAATGTTAAAAGAGCAAGCTAAAAACAACACAGAAAAAGAGCTTGAAAGAAAAGAATTTAAAGAAAATAATGATCTTGATGAAACTCAAAAGCTATAA
- the queA gene encoding tRNA preQ1(34) S-adenosylmethionine ribosyltransferase-isomerase QueA, protein MKTSDFYFDLPEELIAQVPILDRSSSRLMVLDKESGNIEHKIFKNVIDYLNPGDCLVLNDTRVIPARLIGEKVDTGGKIEFLLLKRDENDTWESLVKPGKRAKIGTKFSFGNGKLIGEVVGMGPEGSRIIKFHYEGIFEEILDELGNMPLPPYITERLEERERYQTVYSKHNGSAAAPTAGLHFTEELLQQIKDKGVDIAFVTLHVGLGTFRPVKVDDVLEHEMHSEYYVVSKEAADKINKAKENGNNVICVGTTSSRTIESVATEDNRVKEGSGWTNIFIYPGYEFKVVDKLITNFHLPESTLIMLVSALAGKENVLNAYNVAVKEKYRFFSFGDAMIIK, encoded by the coding sequence TTGAAGACAAGTGACTTTTATTTCGATTTACCAGAAGAATTAATTGCTCAAGTACCAATACTTGATAGATCTAGTTCTAGATTAATGGTTTTAGATAAAGAAAGCGGAAATATTGAACATAAGATATTTAAAAATGTAATAGACTATTTAAATCCAGGTGACTGTTTAGTATTAAATGATACTAGAGTTATACCAGCTAGACTTATAGGTGAAAAGGTTGATACTGGAGGAAAAATAGAATTTTTATTATTAAAAAGAGATGAAAATGATACATGGGAATCTTTAGTTAAGCCAGGAAAGAGAGCTAAGATAGGAACTAAGTTTTCTTTTGGAAATGGCAAATTAATAGGTGAAGTAGTTGGTATGGGACCGGAAGGTTCTAGAATAATAAAATTCCATTATGAAGGGATTTTTGAAGAAATTTTAGATGAATTAGGTAATATGCCTCTTCCACCATATATAACTGAAAGATTAGAAGAGAGAGAAAGATACCAAACTGTTTATTCTAAGCATAATGGTTCTGCAGCAGCTCCTACAGCAGGTCTTCATTTTACAGAAGAACTATTACAGCAAATAAAAGATAAGGGTGTTGATATTGCTTTTGTTACCTTACATGTTGGTTTGGGTACATTTAGACCAGTTAAGGTAGATGATGTATTAGAGCATGAGATGCATTCTGAATATTATGTTGTAAGTAAAGAAGCAGCAGATAAAATTAATAAAGCCAAAGAAAATGGCAATAATGTTATTTGTGTAGGAACTACTAGTTCAAGAACAATAGAATCCGTTGCAACTGAAGATAATAGAGTTAAAGAAGGTAGTGGTTGGACAAATATATTCATATACCCAGGATATGAATTTAAAGTAGTAGATAAGCTTATAACAAATTTCCACTTACCAGAATCTACACTAATAATGTTAGTCAGTGCATTAGCTGGAAAAGAGAATGTATTAAATGCATATAACGTTGCAGTTAAGGAGAAATATAGATTTTTCAGTTTTGGAGATGCAATGATTATAAAATAG
- the ruvB gene encoding Holliday junction branch migration DNA helicase RuvB: MFDFEDEDRIITSTMQNEDVDIENSLRPKSLSDYLGQEKAKEQLSIFIEAAKSRNEPLDHVLLYGPPGLGKTTLSSIIANEMGVSLRITSGPAIERAGDLAAILTNLNENDVLFIDEIHRINRSVEEVLYPAMEDYCLDIIIGKGPSARSIRLDLPKFTLIGATTRAGMLTNPLRDRFGVICKLDYYTVDELAKIVMRSAEILGAEIQIGGATEIARRSRGTPRIANRLLKRVRDYAQVRADGNITDEVAHKALELLGVDSLGLDYVDEKLLRTIIEKFKGGPVGLDTLAASIGEDRNTIEDVYEPYLLQLGFINRGPRGRIAMPLAYEHLNLEMPKK, encoded by the coding sequence ATGTTTGATTTTGAAGATGAAGATAGGATAATTACATCTACAATGCAAAATGAAGATGTTGATATAGAAAATAGTTTAAGACCCAAGTCTCTATCAGATTATTTAGGACAGGAAAAAGCAAAGGAGCAACTTTCCATATTTATAGAAGCAGCAAAAAGTAGAAATGAGCCTTTAGACCATGTACTTTTATATGGTCCTCCAGGACTAGGTAAAACTACTTTATCAAGTATAATTGCTAATGAGATGGGAGTTAGTTTAAGGATTACATCAGGTCCAGCTATAGAAAGAGCAGGAGACTTAGCAGCTATACTTACAAATTTAAATGAAAATGATGTGTTATTTATAGATGAAATACACAGAATTAACAGAAGTGTAGAAGAAGTTTTATATCCTGCTATGGAAGATTATTGCTTAGATATAATTATAGGTAAAGGCCCGTCTGCAAGAAGTATAAGATTAGATTTACCTAAGTTTACTCTAATAGGAGCAACAACTAGAGCAGGTATGCTTACAAATCCATTAAGAGATAGATTTGGTGTTATATGTAAGCTTGACTATTATACAGTAGATGAATTGGCTAAAATAGTTATGAGATCAGCAGAAATTTTGGGAGCAGAAATTCAAATAGGTGGAGCTACTGAAATTGCTAGACGTTCTAGAGGTACACCAAGAATAGCCAATAGATTATTAAAAAGAGTTAGAGATTATGCCCAAGTTAGAGCAGATGGAAATATAACTGATGAGGTTGCTCATAAAGCATTAGAACTTTTAGGTGTAGATAGTTTAGGCCTTGATTACGTAGATGAAAAATTACTTAGAACAATAATTGAAAAGTTTAAAGGTGGACCAGTAGGGTTAGATACATTAGCAGCATCTATTGGTGAAGACAGAAATACTATTGAAGATGTGTATGAACCATACTTACTTCAATTAGGATTTATAAATAGAGGTCCAAGAGGAAGAATTGCAATGCCTCTAGCCTATGAACATCTTAATTTAGAAATGCCAAAGAAGTAA
- the ruvA gene encoding Holliday junction branch migration protein RuvA, whose protein sequence is MYSYIKGTIEELYLDHIVIDNNNIGYRINVSSNTLKDLQLGNMAKIYTKLIVREDDMSLCGFSTKEELHMFELLTSVSKIGPKVGLGILSFASPKQLGAYIISEDITKMSKAPGVGKKTAERIILELKDKIDKQNIEFEPTLLTQTPISVSQDEAVDALVALGYSTSEAKEAVDKCKKTGLNTEDIIKKSLSYLMSQSLR, encoded by the coding sequence ATGTATAGTTATATAAAAGGAACGATAGAAGAACTTTACTTAGACCATATAGTAATAGACAACAATAATATAGGATATAGAATAAATGTATCATCAAATACACTAAAGGATTTACAATTAGGAAATATGGCTAAAATATATACAAAACTAATTGTAAGAGAAGATGATATGAGCTTGTGTGGATTTTCGACTAAAGAAGAACTACATATGTTTGAACTATTAACATCTGTATCGAAAATAGGTCCAAAAGTTGGACTTGGAATATTATCCTTTGCATCACCAAAACAGTTAGGTGCTTATATCATAAGTGAAGATATTACTAAAATGTCTAAAGCCCCAGGTGTAGGAAAGAAAACAGCAGAAAGAATAATACTAGAGTTAAAGGACAAAATTGATAAGCAAAATATAGAATTTGAGCCTACATTATTAACTCAAACTCCAATATCAGTATCTCAAGACGAAGCAGTAGATGCCTTAGTAGCGCTAGGATACTCAACATCGGAAGCAAAAGAAGCTGTTGATAAATGTAAAAAAACTGGTTTAAATACTGAAGATATAATAAAAAAATCTTTATCATATTTAATGAGCCAAAGTTTAAGATAA
- the ruvC gene encoding crossover junction endodeoxyribonuclease RuvC gives MIILGIDPGIAIVGYGIIEYKNNKFRVIDYGAVTTPAGMDMLKRLELVYKGINLLIKKYNIDEVGIEELFFNKNVKTAITVAQARGVTMLACAHNGKPVYEYTPLQVKQGVVGYGRAQKAQVQQMVTSFLNLKVVPKPDDVADALAVAICHAHSNRLEKTLKNIGGSKYV, from the coding sequence ATGATAATTTTAGGTATAGATCCAGGAATAGCAATAGTTGGTTATGGAATAATAGAATATAAAAATAATAAGTTTAGAGTTATAGATTATGGTGCAGTTACAACTCCTGCAGGCATGGATATGTTAAAGCGATTAGAACTTGTATATAAAGGGATTAACCTTCTTATAAAAAAATATAATATAGATGAAGTTGGAATAGAAGAGTTATTCTTCAACAAAAATGTTAAGACAGCTATAACAGTAGCTCAAGCGAGAGGAGTTACTATGCTTGCATGTGCTCATAATGGAAAGCCTGTGTATGAATATACTCCACTTCAAGTAAAGCAAGGAGTAGTAGGTTATGGAAGAGCACAAAAAGCTCAAGTTCAGCAGATGGTAACATCATTTTTAAACTTAAAAGTAGTACCAAAGCCAGATGACGTAGCTGATGCACTAGCAGTAGCAATATGTCATGCTCACTCAAATAGACTAGAAAAGACACTGAAAAATATAGGGGGAAGTAAATATGTATAG